In Alkalihalobacillus sp. FSL W8-0930, a single window of DNA contains:
- a CDS encoding ABC transporter substrate-binding protein, translating to MKRSSFVGASLMIATGVLLAGCGEEGSALGAADGSHEDVKLVLNWFPKSQHGGVYAGIEEGLFEEQQIELTVEPGGPQVSPIQIVAAGDADFGLAHADQLVIARNQGIELVALAATMQGSPQAFMYHEGTEINDFEDLNGREVFIQPGITYWDFLKNEYDLSGVNELAYNGQNVTFIEKQESVTQAFVTSEPFFLEREGIPTETLLVSESGYDPYNVVLFVTKDYLNEHASVVEKFVDSYLEGWKLYEENYEEINEVITAANPNIALEELNYEAETQYEYIYGFDAASQGTGYMTADKWRTLIDQLLEINLLDEDFETEDIFTTEFLPET from the coding sequence ATGAAACGTTCATCATTTGTGGGAGCAAGCTTAATGATTGCGACTGGAGTTCTTTTAGCGGGGTGTGGAGAAGAAGGAAGTGCCTTGGGAGCAGCGGATGGGTCTCATGAGGATGTAAAGCTTGTATTAAACTGGTTTCCTAAATCTCAGCATGGAGGAGTATATGCAGGAATAGAAGAGGGGCTATTTGAAGAACAACAGATTGAGTTAACGGTTGAGCCGGGGGGTCCCCAAGTATCACCGATTCAGATTGTAGCGGCTGGTGATGCGGATTTTGGACTAGCACACGCTGATCAACTAGTCATCGCACGTAATCAAGGCATAGAGTTGGTGGCACTTGCCGCTACCATGCAAGGTAGTCCTCAGGCATTTATGTATCATGAGGGAACAGAAATAAATGATTTTGAAGACTTAAATGGTCGCGAGGTATTCATTCAACCAGGTATTACATACTGGGACTTTCTTAAAAATGAATATGATTTATCAGGCGTAAATGAACTGGCTTATAATGGTCAGAACGTAACGTTTATTGAAAAACAGGAGTCCGTTACTCAGGCTTTTGTGACGTCAGAACCATTTTTTCTAGAACGTGAAGGGATTCCTACGGAGACACTCTTAGTTTCTGAATCGGGATATGATCCATACAATGTGGTGTTATTTGTCACCAAAGATTATTTAAATGAGCATGCATCCGTTGTGGAGAAATTTGTAGACAGTTACCTTGAAGGATGGAAATTGTACGAAGAAAACTACGAGGAGATTAATGAAGTTATTACAGCGGCAAATCCTAATATCGCACTAGAAGAATTAAATTACGAAGCAGAAACCCAATATGAATATATTTACGGGTTTGATGCAGCTAGCCAGGGAACAGGGTATATGACAGCTGATAAGTGGAGGACGTTAATAGATCAACTCCTTGAAATAAACCTTTTAGATGAAGACTTTGAAACAGAAGACATTTTCACAACGGAATTTCTTCCTGAAACTTAA
- the uvrB gene encoding excinuclease ABC subunit UvrB, with product MEQKEFELVSDYEPQGDQPEAIKTIVEKLNNGEKFQTLLGATGTGKTFTMSNVIKQVNKPTLIMAHNKTLAGQLYSEFKEFFPNNAVEYFVSYYDYYQPEAYVPSSDTFIEKDASINDEIDKLRHSATSSLFERNDVIIVASVSCIYGLGSPTEYRDLVLSLRVGMELDRNELLRKLVDIQYDRNDINFTRGTFRVRGDVVEIFPASRDEQCIRVELFGDEIDRITEVDALTGEVRGERKHVAIFPASHFVTREEKLKRAMANIEAELEEQLKNMQEEGKLLEAQRLEQRTRYDLEMMAEMGFCSGIENYSRHLTLREAGATPYTLMDFLPDDYLLIMDESHVTLPQVRGMFNGDKARKEILVNHGFRLPSALDNRPLRFEEFEEKVNQVVYVSATPGPYELEKTPDMVQQIIRPTGLLDPTIDVRPIEGQIDDLVGEIHDRMARDERVLVTTLTKKMSEDLTDYLKELGIKVRYLHSEIKTLERIEILRQLRLGTFDVLVGINLLREGLDIPEVSLVAILDADKEGFLRAERSLIQTIGRAARNSNGHVIMYANKITNSMRVALDETQRRRTIQKAFNEEHGITPQTIKKKVPEVIQATYAAEDTEDYAASAAPKTKLSKQEKAAMIERLEAEMKQAAKDLNFERAAELRDIVIQMKAEG from the coding sequence GTGGAACAGAAAGAATTTGAACTTGTTTCTGATTATGAACCTCAGGGTGATCAGCCAGAAGCAATTAAAACGATTGTTGAGAAGTTAAATAATGGTGAAAAGTTTCAAACGTTGCTTGGCGCAACAGGTACCGGTAAGACATTCACCATGTCAAATGTGATTAAGCAAGTGAATAAGCCAACGTTAATTATGGCTCATAATAAAACACTTGCTGGTCAGTTATATAGTGAGTTCAAGGAATTTTTCCCGAATAACGCTGTGGAGTATTTTGTTAGTTATTATGATTATTATCAGCCGGAAGCATATGTACCGAGTTCTGATACGTTTATAGAGAAGGATGCAAGTATTAATGATGAAATTGATAAGCTTAGACACTCTGCAACAAGCTCATTGTTCGAACGTAACGATGTGATCATTGTCGCGAGTGTCTCGTGTATTTATGGTTTAGGTTCTCCGACGGAGTATAGAGACCTTGTTTTGTCCCTGCGAGTAGGGATGGAGCTTGATCGAAACGAACTTTTACGGAAACTGGTTGACATTCAATATGACCGAAACGATATTAACTTTACTCGTGGTACATTCCGTGTGCGTGGAGATGTGGTAGAAATTTTCCCAGCTTCCCGTGATGAGCAATGTATTCGTGTTGAGCTTTTTGGAGATGAAATTGACCGAATTACAGAAGTTGATGCTCTTACAGGAGAAGTTAGAGGCGAGCGAAAACATGTAGCGATCTTCCCTGCATCTCACTTCGTTACGCGTGAGGAAAAATTAAAGCGCGCTATGGCAAACATTGAAGCAGAGCTTGAGGAACAGCTTAAGAACATGCAAGAAGAAGGAAAACTGCTTGAAGCCCAACGCTTGGAGCAACGGACTAGGTATGATTTAGAAATGATGGCTGAAATGGGCTTTTGCTCAGGGATTGAGAACTATTCACGTCATTTGACATTAAGAGAAGCCGGTGCTACACCATATACATTGATGGATTTCCTTCCCGATGACTACTTATTAATTATGGATGAGTCCCACGTAACACTGCCGCAGGTTCGCGGAATGTTTAATGGAGATAAAGCACGTAAAGAAATCTTAGTGAATCATGGATTCCGTTTACCATCTGCTTTAGATAACCGACCATTACGATTTGAAGAGTTTGAAGAAAAGGTGAATCAGGTTGTCTACGTTTCAGCAACTCCGGGCCCTTATGAGCTTGAAAAAACACCTGATATGGTTCAACAAATTATTAGACCAACTGGATTACTTGATCCAACGATTGATGTACGTCCAATAGAAGGTCAGATTGATGACCTTGTTGGTGAAATTCATGACCGCATGGCTCGCGATGAGCGTGTATTAGTCACAACCTTAACAAAAAAGATGTCTGAAGACTTAACAGATTACCTGAAGGAGCTTGGTATTAAGGTAAGATATCTTCATTCTGAAATAAAAACACTTGAACGGATTGAAATCTTAAGGCAGCTTCGTTTAGGTACATTTGACGTACTGGTTGGGATTAACTTACTCCGTGAAGGTCTTGATATACCTGAGGTTTCACTTGTAGCCATTCTTGATGCTGATAAGGAAGGCTTCTTAAGAGCGGAACGATCGCTTATTCAAACAATCGGACGTGCTGCTCGTAACTCGAATGGACACGTCATTATGTACGCAAACAAAATTACTAATTCGATGAGAGTGGCCTTAGATGAAACTCAGCGTAGACGAACGATACAGAAGGCATTTAATGAGGAGCACGGAATTACGCCTCAAACAATTAAAAAGAAAGTGCCTGAGGTCATTCAAGCAACGTACGCTGCGGAGGATACAGAGGATTACGCTGCATCAGCTGCTCCTAAAACAAAGCTAAGCAAACAAGAGAAGGCTGCGATGATCGAGCGTCTTGAAGCTGAAATGAAACAAGCAGCAAAAGATCTTAATTTCGAACGAGCGGCAGAATTACGAGATATCGTGATTCAAATGAAAGCGGAAGGGTGA
- a CDS encoding ABC transporter ATP-binding protein, whose protein sequence is MSDKQLAMSFKQVGKQYLNGTTALDSFSLTVKEGEFISFLGPSGCGKSTALKMAAGLSEQTEGEITIFGRSPKQALQETNDIGFVFQEANLLPWRRVLDNVMLPLELRGGRKAENKKEAMRILELVGLKDYAHAYPRELSGGMKMRVSIARTLVAKPKVLLMDEPFAALDELTRQSLQSELLDIWEREQMTILFVTHNVYEAVYLSSRIAVMSSRPGRLTATLNIDLPYPRTEEIRTNPQFVHYVEEASLELEQKSGRRETG, encoded by the coding sequence TTGAGTGATAAACAGCTGGCAATGAGCTTTAAGCAGGTTGGAAAGCAATACCTTAATGGCACAACCGCATTAGATTCGTTCTCATTGACTGTTAAGGAAGGAGAGTTCATTAGTTTCTTAGGCCCTTCAGGTTGCGGGAAATCAACGGCTTTAAAAATGGCAGCGGGTTTGTCAGAACAAACAGAAGGTGAGATTACCATCTTTGGACGATCTCCGAAGCAAGCCCTTCAAGAAACAAACGATATTGGATTTGTGTTTCAAGAGGCAAATCTCCTTCCATGGAGAAGAGTTCTTGATAATGTCATGCTGCCACTTGAACTCCGAGGAGGAAGAAAAGCAGAGAATAAGAAAGAAGCCATGCGGATTCTTGAACTTGTTGGATTAAAGGATTATGCACATGCCTACCCAAGAGAGCTCTCAGGTGGGATGAAGATGAGAGTGTCTATTGCTCGCACACTTGTAGCTAAGCCAAAGGTATTACTGATGGATGAACCATTTGCGGCACTAGATGAATTAACAAGGCAATCCTTACAAAGTGAACTTCTGGACATTTGGGAAAGAGAGCAGATGACCATTTTATTTGTTACACACAATGTGTATGAGGCTGTGTACCTTTCATCAAGGATTGCTGTTATGTCTTCTCGTCCCGGTAGACTCACAGCCACACTCAATATTGATCTACCTTATCCAAGAACAGAAGAAATACGAACAAACCCTCAATTTGTCCACTATGTTGAAGAAGCTTCCTTAGAGCTAGAACAAAAAAGCGGAAGAAGGGAGACAGGCTAA
- the uvrA gene encoding excinuclease ABC subunit UvrA, which translates to MAQENIIVKGARSNNLKDIDVTIPRDKLVVLTGLSGSGKSSLAFDTIYAEGQRRYVESLSAYARQFLGQMDKPDVDSIDGLSPAISIDQKTTSRNPRSTVGTVTEIYDYLRLLYARIGRPYCPDHGIEISSQTIQEMVDRLLGFPERTKMQILAPLVSGRKGTHVKVLDDLKKQGYVRVRIDGEMHEVAEGIELEKNKKHTIEVVIDRVVIKEGINSRLADSLETALQLADGRVLVDVIDGEEILFSQHYACPICGFSIPELEPRLFSFNSPYGACGSCDGLGTKLEVDVDLVIPDPSRTLREHAIAPWEPISSQYYPQLLEAVCDHFGIDMDTPVEKLPAAQMDKILKGSGKEKIFFHYENDFGRVREGTIEFEGVLKNISRRYHETSSDYIREQMEGYMRQKPCPTCKGYRLKKEALAVKVNEKHIGEVTKMSIKDAQHFITHLDLTPKEKSIGALILKEIYDRAEFLINVGLDYLTFSRAAGTLSGGEAQRIRLATQIGSSLMGVLYILDEPSIGLHQRDNDRLIRALEQMRDLGNTLIVVEHDEDTMIAADYIIDVGPGAGVHGGTITAAGTPNEIMADEGSLTGQYLSGKKFIPVPEKRRELTGRKFTVKNATENNLKNVTVGFPLGVFAAVTGVSGSGKSTLVNEIVHKSLAHSIHRAKEKPGAHKEITGIEEIDKVIDIDQSAIGRTPRSNPATYTGVFDDIRDVFAMTNEAKVRGYKKGRFSFNVKGGRCEACRGDGIIRIEMHFLPDVYVPCEVCDGKRYNRETLEITYKGKTIADVLEMTVEEGLEFFTNIPKIKRKIQTLVDVGLGYIRLGQPATTISGGEAQRVKLASQLHKRATGRTLYILDEPTTGLHTEDIGHLLHVLQRLVDNGDTVLVIEHNLDVIKTVDHIIDLGPEGGDKGGTIVAEGTPEEVAAVKKSYTGQYLDPILKRDKERMRVRLEQKELQQQS; encoded by the coding sequence ATGGCACAGGAAAATATCATTGTAAAAGGAGCTCGTTCCAATAACTTAAAAGATATTGATGTGACAATTCCACGTGATAAGCTTGTTGTTTTAACAGGATTATCTGGTTCAGGGAAATCGTCACTTGCTTTTGATACGATTTACGCAGAAGGACAGAGACGATATGTTGAGTCTCTGTCTGCGTATGCGAGACAATTCTTAGGTCAAATGGACAAACCAGATGTTGATTCAATTGATGGGTTATCTCCGGCCATTTCTATCGACCAGAAAACAACAAGCCGTAATCCGCGATCAACGGTTGGGACAGTAACCGAGATTTATGATTATCTTCGCTTATTGTATGCGCGTATCGGTCGACCATATTGCCCTGATCACGGCATTGAAATCTCCTCACAAACGATTCAAGAAATGGTAGATCGTCTATTAGGGTTTCCTGAACGCACAAAAATGCAAATTCTAGCTCCACTTGTATCTGGTCGGAAAGGAACACATGTAAAGGTTCTTGATGATTTAAAAAAGCAAGGCTATGTGCGTGTTCGAATTGATGGTGAGATGCATGAGGTTGCAGAAGGGATTGAACTGGAGAAGAACAAAAAACATACAATTGAAGTGGTCATTGACCGTGTTGTCATTAAAGAAGGAATTAATAGCCGTCTAGCCGACTCGTTAGAAACGGCACTCCAGCTTGCTGATGGACGAGTACTTGTTGATGTAATTGATGGAGAAGAAATCTTATTTAGTCAACATTATGCATGTCCGATCTGTGGGTTTTCAATTCCAGAGCTTGAGCCTCGCTTGTTTTCATTTAACAGTCCTTATGGTGCGTGTGGGAGTTGTGATGGTTTAGGCACAAAGCTTGAGGTAGATGTGGATTTAGTGATCCCTGATCCATCTAGAACATTAAGAGAGCATGCCATTGCCCCTTGGGAACCTATAAGCTCTCAATATTACCCGCAGTTGCTTGAGGCGGTATGTGACCACTTTGGTATTGATATGGACACTCCTGTTGAAAAGCTACCTGCTGCCCAAATGGATAAGATTCTTAAAGGAAGTGGAAAGGAAAAAATCTTTTTCCACTATGAAAATGATTTTGGGCGCGTTCGTGAGGGGACCATTGAGTTTGAAGGTGTTCTAAAGAACATCTCACGTCGTTATCATGAGACAAGCTCTGATTACATTCGTGAGCAAATGGAAGGCTATATGCGTCAGAAGCCTTGTCCTACTTGTAAAGGCTATCGATTAAAGAAAGAAGCATTAGCAGTTAAGGTAAATGAGAAGCATATTGGAGAAGTAACGAAAATGTCCATAAAGGATGCTCAACACTTTATTACGCATTTAGACCTTACACCAAAGGAAAAATCAATCGGTGCGTTAATCTTAAAAGAAATTTATGATCGAGCTGAGTTTCTCATTAATGTAGGACTTGATTATCTAACCTTTTCACGAGCCGCTGGAACACTTTCTGGTGGGGAAGCACAGCGTATTCGTTTAGCGACTCAAATTGGTTCATCATTGATGGGGGTTCTGTATATTCTCGATGAACCATCCATTGGTCTTCATCAACGAGATAATGATCGGTTAATTCGAGCTCTTGAGCAAATGCGTGATTTAGGTAACACTCTAATTGTCGTTGAACATGACGAAGACACAATGATTGCTGCGGATTACATCATAGATGTCGGCCCAGGTGCCGGAGTACACGGTGGAACCATTACGGCTGCCGGGACACCTAATGAAATTATGGCAGATGAAGGATCGCTTACTGGACAATATCTATCTGGTAAAAAGTTTATCCCTGTTCCAGAGAAGCGCAGAGAGTTAACAGGCCGCAAATTCACTGTGAAAAATGCAACGGAGAATAACTTGAAAAATGTGACAGTTGGCTTCCCACTCGGTGTGTTTGCTGCGGTCACAGGTGTATCGGGATCAGGAAAAAGTACATTGGTTAATGAAATTGTGCATAAGTCACTTGCTCACTCTATCCATCGTGCCAAGGAAAAGCCGGGTGCCCATAAAGAAATTACGGGTATTGAAGAAATAGATAAAGTCATCGATATCGACCAATCAGCCATTGGCCGGACACCGCGCTCTAATCCAGCCACATACACTGGTGTATTTGATGATATTCGCGACGTATTTGCCATGACGAATGAAGCAAAAGTACGTGGGTACAAAAAAGGTCGTTTTAGTTTTAATGTCAAAGGTGGACGCTGCGAAGCATGCCGTGGAGACGGAATTATTCGGATTGAAATGCATTTTCTTCCGGATGTATACGTTCCGTGTGAGGTTTGTGATGGGAAACGATACAACCGAGAGACACTTGAAATTACGTATAAAGGAAAAACGATTGCAGACGTTCTTGAGATGACGGTGGAAGAAGGCCTAGAATTTTTCACGAACATTCCTAAAATAAAACGTAAGATTCAAACCTTAGTTGATGTAGGGCTCGGTTATATCCGACTTGGTCAGCCGGCGACAACCATTTCAGGTGGAGAAGCACAACGTGTAAAATTAGCTTCTCAGCTTCATAAAAGAGCGACTGGACGCACGCTATATATTTTAGACGAACCAACCACTGGTTTGCACACTGAGGATATTGGACATCTCTTGCATGTGCTGCAGCGTTTGGTAGACAATGGAGATACGGTTCTAGTGATTGAGCACAATCTTGATGTGATTAAAACCGTTGACCACATTATTGATCTTGGTCCTGAAGGTGGAGATAAAGGTGGAACGATTGTTGCAGAGGGAACCCCTGAAGAGGTTGCAGCTGTAAAGAAATCTTACACCGGTCAATACTTAGATCCAATCTTAAAACGGGACAAAGAAAGAATGCGCGTTAGACTTGAGCAAAAAGAATTACAACAACAATCTTAA
- a CDS encoding ABC transporter permease: protein MPVTSEVETVQRVAEKKLRPNQGWLTFKEYYVGPIVAFILFLSLWQVVPLLFTIPPFILPKPTDVFQAAITDWAILSAAVQVTILESVIGFLLSAVIGISSSILLASSKIIERSLYPYAIVLQSIPVVAVAPIIVIWFGAGLNSIVVISFLIGFFPVISNTLMGLQSVDKQMNELFTIYRASRWQRMWRLRIPAALPYMMTGLKISCTLSIVGAIVGEYVAGIGGGNGGLGYAITVAAIQVKTPFLFACGMAAAILGICFYLLVSLCAKWLLASWHESAMKLEN, encoded by the coding sequence ATGCCAGTAACATCTGAAGTAGAAACTGTGCAGCGAGTAGCTGAGAAAAAATTAAGACCAAATCAAGGTTGGCTTACATTTAAAGAATATTATGTAGGACCAATCGTGGCTTTTATCTTATTTCTATCCTTGTGGCAGGTTGTTCCGCTCCTATTTACGATTCCACCCTTTATCTTGCCGAAGCCAACAGACGTTTTTCAAGCTGCTATCACCGATTGGGCCATTTTAAGTGCAGCTGTGCAAGTAACAATCCTAGAATCTGTTATCGGTTTTTTACTTAGTGCGGTTATAGGAATCTCAAGTTCAATTCTTTTGGCTAGTTCAAAAATCATTGAAAGAAGTTTGTACCCATACGCCATCGTTCTGCAGAGTATTCCTGTTGTCGCTGTAGCCCCTATCATCGTTATTTGGTTTGGCGCAGGTTTGAATTCAATTGTGGTCATATCGTTTCTTATAGGGTTCTTTCCTGTAATCTCAAATACATTAATGGGTCTTCAATCAGTAGATAAACAAATGAATGAGCTTTTTACAATCTATCGTGCTTCTAGATGGCAAAGAATGTGGAGGTTGCGAATCCCTGCTGCATTGCCATACATGATGACTGGCTTAAAAATTTCGTGTACCTTGTCGATTGTGGGTGCCATCGTTGGAGAATATGTAGCGGGCATTGGAGGCGGTAATGGTGGACTTGGCTATGCCATTACAGTGGCAGCCATTCAGGTGAAGACTCCATTTTTGTTCGCGTGTGGAATGGCAGCTGCTATTCTCGGAATTTGTTTCTATTTGCTTGTTAGCCTATGTGCAAAATGGCTGCTTGCCAGCTGGCATGAATCGGCCATGAAACTCGAAAATTAA
- a CDS encoding alanine--glyoxylate aminotransferase family protein, protein MYQDLSTPLRTILTPGPVEVDPRVLRVMSTPIVGQFDPAFTGVMNEVMDMLRQLFQTKNQWAFPVDGTSRSGIEAMLCSVIHPGDVVLVPVYGRFGNLLIEICERYGATVKVIEKEWGRVFEPEEIIRAMNEVNPDIVALVHAETSTGRMQPLKEVGEACRKQDILFIVDAVASIGGADVKVDEWCIDGLIAGTQKCLSVPSGLAPLTYNERVEERIAKRKKVERGIATEEELKLTNQQFIRSNYFDLSMLQDYWGPRRLNHHTEATTMIYALREGLRLVLEEGLEERFKRHAYHEKALMIGLEAMGLERFGDDSVKLPTVTCINVPEGVEADEVRHTLLEMFGIEIASSFGPLHGKIWRIGTMGYSCRRENILAVLGALEGVLVYYGVPVNKGRALEVAIRYYAEEQN, encoded by the coding sequence ATGTATCAAGATTTATCTACTCCATTGCGAACGATTTTAACACCGGGTCCAGTGGAGGTTGATCCGAGAGTATTGCGTGTGATGTCCACACCAATTGTTGGCCAATTTGACCCAGCATTTACGGGTGTTATGAATGAAGTAATGGACATGTTACGTCAGTTATTTCAAACGAAGAACCAATGGGCTTTTCCGGTCGATGGGACGTCACGCTCGGGCATTGAAGCGATGCTTTGTAGTGTGATTCACCCTGGAGACGTTGTTCTCGTCCCTGTCTATGGTCGATTTGGCAACCTGTTAATTGAAATTTGTGAGCGATATGGTGCAACAGTCAAGGTGATTGAGAAAGAATGGGGTCGTGTTTTTGAGCCAGAGGAAATCATTAGAGCCATGAACGAGGTTAACCCTGATATCGTTGCGCTTGTTCATGCTGAAACATCAACTGGGCGTATGCAGCCATTAAAAGAAGTGGGCGAGGCCTGTCGCAAGCAAGACATTTTATTCATTGTTGATGCCGTCGCTTCTATTGGTGGAGCAGATGTGAAAGTGGATGAATGGTGTATCGATGGATTAATTGCCGGTACTCAAAAATGCTTATCCGTTCCTTCTGGTCTAGCTCCGTTAACATACAACGAACGAGTGGAAGAGCGGATTGCTAAACGTAAGAAAGTAGAGCGAGGCATTGCAACAGAAGAAGAGCTTAAATTAACCAATCAGCAATTTATTCGTAGTAATTACTTTGACTTATCGATGCTTCAGGATTACTGGGGGCCGCGTCGTTTAAACCATCACACGGAAGCGACTACTATGATTTATGCCTTACGCGAAGGGTTACGTCTTGTTTTAGAAGAAGGATTGGAGGAGCGCTTTAAGCGTCATGCTTATCATGAGAAGGCATTAATGATCGGTCTCGAGGCAATGGGATTAGAGCGATTCGGAGACGATTCGGTTAAACTGCCGACGGTTACATGTATTAACGTGCCTGAAGGTGTAGAAGCCGATGAAGTGAGGCACACATTACTTGAGATGTTTGGGATTGAAATTGCGAGCTCATTTGGACCACTTCATGGGAAGATTTGGCGAATTGGTACAATGGGATATAGCTGTCGACGAGAAAACATTCTCGCTGTTCTAGGTGCACTTGAGGGCGTTCTTGTTTATTACGGTGTACCAGTTAATAAAGGAAGGGCACTTGAAGTGGCTATCCGTTATTATGCAGAGGAACAAAATTAA
- a CDS encoding Zn-dependent hydrolase: MYPEQSISDWIKWLASYGKTENGGVTRLLYSESWLEAQLALQKQMIQRGFTVRFDEVGNLYGRYVGTDEPDSIILTGSHIDTVRDGGQFDGAYGVLASFLAASELYFEYGPPKRTIDVVSLAEEEGSRFPFTFWGSKWITGQSVLDTADTYIDSDGISLQQAMIDAGFGKSLSTNTSAETIQAFIELHIEQGILLEQKQKDVGIVSDIVGQRRYMIQFSGESNHAGTTPMSMRKDAMRLAAEFITYITDQAEQLDSSLVATVGRLVASPNVPNVIAGGVECSLDVRHAQTSVLDQFETIIHQFKEVAKQNEMEMSQDCWLQIEPVQLSNVFVERALSQADELGFSSEKMVSGAGHDAQVFGQTCPTLLLFVPSQKGISHSPEEWTDPEALEKGLQLLKAQLYALAYE, encoded by the coding sequence ATGTATCCAGAACAATCAATTAGTGATTGGATTAAATGGTTAGCATCCTACGGGAAAACGGAAAATGGAGGGGTGACGAGGCTTCTCTATTCAGAGTCCTGGCTGGAAGCTCAGCTTGCATTACAAAAACAAATGATCCAAAGAGGATTCACGGTTCGTTTTGATGAAGTTGGTAATTTGTATGGACGTTATGTCGGCACAGATGAACCAGATTCTATCATTCTGACAGGCTCCCATATTGATACGGTTCGTGATGGAGGACAGTTTGATGGAGCCTATGGAGTGCTAGCTAGTTTTCTGGCGGCAAGTGAATTGTACTTTGAGTATGGCCCCCCTAAGCGGACGATTGATGTGGTTTCTTTAGCGGAGGAGGAGGGAAGTCGTTTCCCTTTTACGTTCTGGGGTTCCAAATGGATAACTGGACAAAGTGTGTTGGATACGGCAGACACCTATATTGATTCTGACGGCATCTCCCTTCAGCAGGCGATGATTGATGCTGGATTTGGAAAGAGCCTTTCAACAAATACGTCAGCAGAAACGATTCAGGCTTTTATTGAGCTTCATATTGAGCAGGGCATTCTTCTTGAACAGAAACAAAAGGACGTTGGGATTGTGAGCGACATTGTCGGGCAGCGAAGATACATGATCCAGTTTAGCGGTGAGAGTAACCATGCAGGAACCACACCGATGTCCATGCGAAAAGACGCTATGCGTTTAGCAGCTGAATTTATCACATACATCACAGATCAGGCTGAACAACTTGATTCATCACTCGTGGCGACGGTTGGACGTTTAGTGGCATCACCGAATGTGCCAAATGTCATTGCTGGAGGGGTTGAGTGCAGCTTAGATGTACGACACGCACAAACGAGTGTTTTAGATCAATTTGAAACAATCATTCATCAATTTAAAGAGGTAGCTAAGCAAAATGAGATGGAGATGAGCCAAGATTGCTGGTTACAGATTGAGCCAGTCCAATTAAGCAATGTGTTTGTTGAACGGGCATTATCTCAAGCAGACGAGCTTGGCTTCTCTTCTGAAAAAATGGTGAGTGGGGCAGGGCATGATGCGCAGGTGTTTGGACAAACCTGTCCAACCTTGCTTTTATTTGTACCAAGTCAAAAGGGGATCAGTCATTCTCCTGAGGAGTGGACAGACCCAGAGGCACTTGAAAAAGGACTTCAACTTCTGAAAGCACAGCTTTATGCACTAGCGTATGAATAG
- a CDS encoding DMT family transporter, translating to MEQTGLKSKNTFWLIVIGAAFWGVNPLFRVLLLDTLTSAQIVFIEHMLLAFITIPILWFNRRELKGLKKSHIGALLFISWGGSALATLLFTAGLTYGNINAVLLLQKMQPLFAIILARILLKEMFPRHFTPLVIVALIGTYFLTFGFSLPLGHMGEVIQMGSILSLAAAALWGGSTVMGRLLLKQMKFETVTSLRFVLAIPFITVIMLIQNAAWTLPSDSVSMTLIGVNLLVSALLPGLFSMLLYYKGLTNTKASVATLAELSFPMTGMIVNWLVFQESVTAAQFTGFILIWIVLFTISKQREIVAPISKEQAPLLSKTS from the coding sequence ATGGAACAAACAGGTCTAAAATCAAAAAACACGTTTTGGCTCATCGTTATAGGTGCTGCCTTCTGGGGAGTCAATCCGCTCTTTAGAGTATTACTTCTCGATACATTAACATCTGCACAAATTGTGTTTATTGAACACATGTTACTCGCTTTTATTACGATTCCTATACTCTGGTTTAATCGCCGAGAGTTAAAAGGGCTGAAGAAAAGTCATATTGGTGCATTGCTTTTCATTTCATGGGGAGGATCCGCTTTAGCTACGCTGTTATTTACGGCAGGTTTGACGTATGGAAATATCAATGCTGTATTATTGCTTCAAAAAATGCAGCCATTGTTTGCGATTATACTCGCACGTATCTTACTAAAAGAGATGTTTCCAAGACACTTTACACCACTCGTTATTGTCGCTTTAATTGGAACATACTTTTTAACGTTTGGTTTCTCGTTACCACTTGGTCATATGGGTGAAGTCATTCAGATGGGAAGTATCCTTTCATTAGCTGCCGCAGCATTATGGGGTGGATCAACGGTAATGGGTCGATTATTATTAAAGCAAATGAAGTTTGAAACCGTCACGTCCTTACGATTCGTATTAGCTATTCCATTTATTACAGTCATTATGCTTATTCAAAATGCTGCGTGGACACTTCCAAGTGATTCCGTAAGTATGACACTAATTGGTGTAAATCTATTAGTATCTGCGCTATTGCCAGGATTGTTCAGTATGCTTCTTTATTACAAAGGGTTGACGAATACAAAAGCAAGTGTCGCTACACTCGCTGAACTAAGTTTTCCGATGACAGGTATGATTGTGAACTGGCTTGTTTTCCAAGAGAGTGTCACTGCTGCTCAATTCACTGGATTCATCTTGATTTGGATTGTTCTCTTTACAATCTCTAAGCAACGTGAAATTGTTGCTCCGATCTCAAAGGAACAAGCACCGTTACTATCAAAAACGTCTTAA